A single Nostoc sp. PCC 7107 DNA region contains:
- a CDS encoding IS630 family transposase: protein MQLIAQYSAIILPQYENIRYFVQDESRFGLKTIEGRKITLPGVKPIGDWQWQFKAFWLYGAVEPLTGESLFWQFSHVDTECYQQFLNEFAACYPKSLNILQVDNGLFHQAKRLQIPENIVLLFQPAHSPELNPIERVWEYLKQDLKWELFDNRRASANQGCSTPSSPHSSNCCFFDWL from the coding sequence TTGCAATTAATTGCTCAATACAGTGCCATTATCTTGCCTCAGTACGAAAATATTCGTTATTTTGTACAAGATGAGAGTCGATTTGGACTCAAAACCATTGAAGGACGTAAAATTACTCTTCCCGGAGTTAAGCCTATTGGTGATTGGCAGTGGCAATTTAAAGCGTTCTGGCTATATGGAGCAGTTGAACCACTTACTGGGGAAAGTTTATTTTGGCAGTTTTCTCATGTTGATACCGAATGCTACCAACAATTTTTGAACGAGTTCGCTGCCTGTTATCCCAAATCACTTAACATTCTCCAAGTTGATAACGGCTTATTTCATCAAGCTAAACGTTTACAAATTCCAGAGAATATTGTTCTTTTGTTCCAGCCTGCTCATTCTCCTGAACTCAATCCCATAGAGCGCGTTTGGGAATATCTCAAGCAAGACTTGAAATGGGAGCTATTTGATAACAGGCGAGCATCTGCAAACCAAGGTTGCTCAACTCCTAGCTCTCCTCACTCCTCAAATTGCTGCTTCTTTGACTGGTTATGA
- a CDS encoding potassium channel family protein: MTSSSMPYLSQTFFELVLDQERSEVLQQLEDWLETPMLVLGFAWLGLFIVELVWGLNPLLEAIAAIIWIAFIIDFGIKFLLAPHRISYLRHNWLTAFSLFIPALRIFRILRVMQSLQSVHAVRGLQLLRVMTRTNKGMRVLGASIGRRGFGYVVGLTAIVTLIGAAGIYTFERELPDGTITDYGTALWWTAMVMTTIGSDYFPKTAEGRVLCFFLALYAFAISGYVTATLATFFVSQDAENNQAELAGVKSIKALQAEITALRTEIQALARQDLD; this comes from the coding sequence ATGACTTCATCCTCAATGCCTTATCTGTCGCAAACATTTTTTGAATTGGTATTAGATCAAGAGCGCAGTGAGGTACTGCAACAGTTAGAAGATTGGCTAGAAACGCCGATGTTGGTGCTGGGCTTTGCTTGGTTGGGACTTTTTATTGTTGAGCTAGTTTGGGGACTGAATCCTTTATTAGAAGCGATCGCTGCTATCATTTGGATCGCCTTCATCATAGATTTTGGTATCAAATTTCTCCTCGCACCTCACAGAATTTCTTACCTTCGACATAATTGGTTGACCGCTTTTTCACTGTTTATTCCAGCGCTGCGAATCTTTCGCATTCTGCGAGTCATGCAGTCTTTGCAATCAGTTCATGCGGTTCGAGGGTTACAATTGTTGCGAGTGATGACGCGAACCAACAAAGGAATGCGAGTCCTGGGAGCCAGTATTGGGCGGCGAGGGTTTGGTTATGTGGTGGGATTAACTGCGATCGTTACTCTAATTGGAGCGGCTGGAATTTATACGTTTGAGCGCGAACTTCCTGATGGCACTATTACCGATTATGGTACTGCGCTGTGGTGGACAGCAATGGTGATGACTACGATCGGGTCTGATTATTTTCCGAAAACGGCAGAAGGGCGGGTACTATGTTTTTTCCTGGCACTGTATGCCTTTGCAATCAGTGGTTATGTGACGGCAACCCTGGCAACATTTTTTGTGAGTCAGGATGCCGAAAATAATCAAGCAGAACTGGCGGGTGTGAAATCAATTAAAGCCTTGCAAGCAGAAATTACCGCACTGCGAACTGAGATTCAAGCCTTAGCACGACAAGATTTAGACTAA
- a CDS encoding chaperone modulator CbpM, translating to MTFSLSKTVVSPEGEKLYTFEYAASITETSISVVQVYVELGVIEAIGDLLHSRAIARIAQIQRLRQDLGLNVVGAAMVLDMATEIAQLRAQLKVYQSHPSHSL from the coding sequence ATGACCTTCAGCCTTTCAAAAACCGTGGTTTCACCCGAAGGCGAAAAACTCTACACCTTTGAATATGCCGCATCAATAACTGAGACTTCGATTAGCGTTGTGCAGGTTTATGTTGAGTTAGGCGTAATCGAAGCGATTGGTGATTTGCTGCATTCCCGTGCGATCGCGCGAATTGCTCAGATTCAACGCTTGCGTCAAGATTTGGGGCTAAACGTAGTCGGCGCGGCAATGGTGCTAGATATGGCGACTGAAATTGCCCAATTACGGGCGCAGCTAAAGGTGTATCAGTCTCATCCCTCTCACTCATTATGA
- a CDS encoding helix-turn-helix domain-containing protein, with protein MVGVTQIEIEESVEELEKLLKHQKQSRSKERIQALYLIKGQEMSVSEIAKILGKHRATVHRWLADYREGGIEAVVEFGTSSGRKRAIPDWAVSSLKKQLEQPEGGFQRYTQIQHWLEKTLGVQAEYATVHHLARYRLKAKLKVPRPRNRKQDEEKLESFKKNSVMTCN; from the coding sequence ATGGTAGGGGTAACACAAATCGAGATAGAAGAAAGTGTCGAGGAACTAGAGAAGTTGCTCAAACATCAAAAACAGTCTCGGAGCAAAGAACGTATACAAGCCCTATATCTGATTAAAGGGCAAGAAATGAGTGTAAGTGAGATTGCTAAAATCTTGGGAAAACATCGAGCTACAGTACATCGATGGTTGGCAGATTATCGAGAAGGAGGAATTGAGGCGGTTGTTGAATTTGGAACGAGTTCAGGTCGAAAAAGAGCAATACCAGATTGGGCTGTATCGAGTTTGAAAAAACAACTCGAACAACCAGAAGGTGGGTTTCAACGGTACACACAAATACAACATTGGTTAGAAAAAACCTTGGGTGTGCAAGCTGAGTACGCAACTGTACATCATCTGGCACGTTACAGGCTCAAAGCCAAGCTGAAAGTCCCACGTCCGCGTAACCGAAAACAGGACGAAGAAAAACTAGAGTCTTTTAAAAAAAACTCGGTGATGACTTGCAATTAA
- a CDS encoding DnaJ C-terminal domain-containing protein yields the protein MPTTTDFKDYYAVLGVSKTATPEEIKRAYRKLARKYHPDLNPGDKDAEAKFKDLNEANEVLSDPEKRQKYDRFGQHWNHPGYTEAPPPSGTNVAGDFDQYGDFDSFINDLLGRSRRKTSTGGFDDFSGGFRSQAPAPDTEAAIALTFSEAFHGVQKRLQLDEETINVRIPAGAKPGSRIRIKGKGRPSPFSQQRGDLYLTIEVLPHPFFRFEGDNLVCEIPIRPDEAVLGAEISVPTPDGSVTMKIPKGVRSGQSLRLRGKGWTLPKGGRGDLFAKLQIVTPQDLSAIEEEYYEKIQANTSFNPRAQLEEIKL from the coding sequence ATGCCAACGACAACAGATTTTAAAGACTATTACGCAGTTCTGGGAGTGAGCAAAACCGCAACTCCTGAAGAAATCAAACGGGCCTACCGCAAACTTGCCCGAAAATATCATCCTGACCTCAATCCTGGAGATAAAGACGCAGAAGCGAAGTTCAAAGACCTGAACGAAGCGAATGAGGTACTCTCTGATCCAGAAAAGCGGCAGAAATACGATCGCTTTGGTCAGCATTGGAATCACCCTGGTTACACTGAAGCGCCACCACCTAGCGGAACTAATGTTGCAGGCGACTTCGATCAGTACGGCGATTTTGATTCGTTTATCAACGATCTGCTGGGTCGATCGCGGCGTAAAACCTCTACTGGTGGCTTTGATGATTTTAGTGGGGGATTTCGTTCTCAAGCTCCCGCACCGGATACTGAAGCTGCGATCGCCCTGACATTTTCCGAAGCGTTTCACGGTGTCCAAAAACGGCTGCAACTCGATGAGGAAACAATCAACGTCCGTATTCCCGCAGGCGCAAAGCCTGGAAGTAGAATTCGCATCAAAGGTAAAGGTCGTCCTAGTCCCTTCTCTCAACAGCGTGGCGATTTATATTTAACTATCGAAGTGTTACCCCATCCCTTCTTTCGATTTGAAGGCGATAACTTGGTTTGCGAAATTCCCATTCGCCCTGATGAAGCGGTTTTAGGCGCAGAAATTAGCGTACCAACCCCCGATGGTAGCGTAACGATGAAAATTCCCAAAGGAGTGCGATCGGGGCAATCGCTGAGACTGCGCGGCAAAGGCTGGACATTGCCAAAAGGGGGACGAGGTGATTTATTTGCCAAACTTCAGATTGTCACGCCGCAAGACCTGAGTGCGATTGAGGAAGAATACTACGAAAAAATCCAGGCAAATACTAGCTTTAACCCACGCGCCCAGTTAGAGGAGATTAAGTTATGA